A single genomic interval of Amblyraja radiata isolate CabotCenter1 chromosome 3, sAmbRad1.1.pri, whole genome shotgun sequence harbors:
- the gas1 gene encoding growth arrest-specific protein 1 has product MASLSGLIRFGGQLVCLLVCLLMVFSNSGVLARRICWQAIMLCQREPDCSFAYEQYTEACRSVLNLETRRCPSHCLSALIHLNQTQNGPMLENCDCVHDELCKSTKRAIEPCLPRTRNRDGVMGCTEARLQCEMDSQCNNAMRRYLQNCGKLFNGIKCTESCREVIESMLVIPKALLLKECICDGSDRPICEAIKDNMARLCFFGPEHSSGSSGSDMEPDEYWDYEDDPTDNVIGYNDDNNRGTKKYASSARDSSTVQVPNVLTLMASILLLLLLIARL; this is encoded by the coding sequence ATGGCAAGTCTCTCTGGCTTGATCCGATTCGGGGGGCAACTCGTCTGTTTACTCGTCTGTTTACTGATGGTTTTCAGCAATTCTGGAGTGCTGGCCCGGCGGATCTGCTGGCAAGCAATCATGCTGTGCCAGCGAGAGCCCGATTGCAGCTTTGCCTACGAGCAGTACACTGAGGCTTGCAGGTCAGTGTTAAACCTGGAGACCAGGCGGTGTCCCAGCCACTGCTTGTCGGCTCTCATCCACCTCAACCAAACGCAGAACGGACCCATGCTGGAGAACTGCGACTGCGTCCACGACGAGCTGTGCAAAAGCACCAAGCGTGCCATCGAGCCCTGCTTGCCTAGGACCCGAAACCGGGACGGGGTAATGGGCTGCACCGAAGCCCGCCTGCAATGCGAGATGGATTCACAGTGCAACAACGCCATGCGCCGCTACCTCCAGAACTGCGGCAAACTTTTCAACGGCATCAAATGCACAGAATCGTGCCGCGAAGTAATCGAGAGCATGCTGGTTATCCCGAAAGCTTTGCTTCTCAAGGAGTGCATCTGCGATGGATCCGATCGCCCCATTTGCGAGGCGATTAAGGACAACATGGCCAGACTTTGCTTTTTTGGACCCGAGCATAGCTCTGGTAGTAGCGGCTCGGACATGGAGCCGGATGAATACTGGGACTATGAAGATGATCCAACAGACAACGTTATCGGCTATAATGATGATAATAATAGAGGCACGAAAAAGTACGCTTCAAGCGCCAGAGACTCCTCTACCGTCCAAGTGCCTAATGTTTTGACTTTGATGGCATCCAttttactactactactactgatCGCCCGGTTATAA